Proteins encoded by one window of Mercenaria mercenaria strain notata chromosome 4, MADL_Memer_1, whole genome shotgun sequence:
- the LOC123551538 gene encoding uncharacterized protein LOC123551538 isoform X2: protein MRKFDDIICDFLREQGVPGASLCISLHGKPIYKQGYGISGCGELISSSSHFRIASISKILTAIAVLRLCEEGLLHLGQQVFGRNGILHRIKVTGQARMKQVKRIKVRDLLQHSSGWDRDAVGDHVFWYQKKEHLSKIDAWNNENLLTYILTQSLSFPAGTRHSYSNLGYLVLGLVIEEIAGIPYEHYVKTVFRDIGVEDIYIGRTKQHKVHFQEVKYFNNKDPPVEMSVFNVNEVVAPQYGSFPMENTGSYGGWVTCAQNLVTILDSLARMSDVPSVLTHQSFVEMIAAPRYATGDDWYGLGLDIEDKGTSFGHTGAMEGTSTTVHHNQNGLTWAFLLNSWAKDMDLDGLIKYALSSVQGLPLWNGIDFKCSYEEYFVMSEDELECVTILLPHKRLISDVMDMKDRGFRISWINALSVADDALFNVVWRKQSVDDKQWSIIIDVEIPDFNNCLKSMKENWEVIFLESYHLDGVVNHLFVFQEGDQSKQKVYVVDSMEEHKKFKNIYEHNNYQLQTQSVLVLKDLVIISAVYNQVTGKPRLTEIWLDLSMEDFVTKLANCIEGKLLLNYLQFYTTEDMPKISAVWHPTNVTNNVFQRHDVTKYGFLFELGESMKCNRPVSFISAYRYEDVTYFVAVWETDVRIGKRTPINREVLYCL from the exons ATGAGAAAGTTTGATGATATTATTTGTGACTTTCTTAGAGAACAAGGAGTTCCTGGGGCCTCTTTGTGCATCAGTTTGCATGGTAAACCTATCTACAAACAAG GGTATGGTATAAGTGGCTGTGGAGAACTCATATCCTCATCATCACATTTTCGTATCGCCAGCATCAGTAAAATTCTCACAGCAATTGCTGTTCTACGTCTGTGTGAGGAAGGTCTTTTACATCTAGGTCAGCAAGTGTTTGGTCGAAATG gcattttacatagaataaaggtCACTGGTCAAGCCAGAATGAAACAAGTGAAGCGTATCAAGGTTCGTGACCTTTTACAACATTCCTCGGGCTGGGATAGGGATGCTGTTGGTGACCACGTGTTCTGGTATCAGAAGAAAGAACACCTGTCCAAGATTGATGCATGGAATAATGAAAATCTCCTTACATACATACTGACACAGAGTTTGTCATTTCCAGCAG gtacaCGTCATTCTTATTCAAACCTTGGATACCTGGTTCTCGGCTTGGTGATTGAAGAGATTGCTGGGATACCATATGAACATTATGTGAAGACAGTATTTAGAGATATCGGTGTAGAGGATATTTACATCGGAAGGACAAAACAGCACAAAGTACATTTTCAGGAA gTGAAGTACTTTAATAACAAAGATCCTCCTGTTGAGATGTCAGTGTTTAATGTAAATGAAGTGGTAGCTCCTCAGTATGGCTCCTTCCCGATGGAGAACACAGGGTCCTATGGTGGTTGGGTGACCTGCGCCCAGAATCTGGTCACAATACTAGACAGTTTGGCTAGGATGAGTGACGTGCCATCGGTCCTTACACATCAAAGTTTTGTGGAAATGATAGCAGCTCCAAG atatgcTACAGGCGATGATTGGTATGGTCTTGGTTTGGACATAGAAGATAAGGGGACAAGTTTTGGACATACCGGAGCTATGGAAGGTACCTCAACAACAGTTCATCATAACCAAAATGGGCTAACATGGGCATTTCTGCTCAACTCTTGGGCCAAAGACATGGATTTAGATGGTCTTATTAAATATGCTCTTTCTTCTGTTCAAGGGCTACCATTGTGGAACGGAATAGATTTTAAATGCAGTTACGAGGAATATTTTGTTATGTCCGAAGATGAACTCGAGTGTGTCACGATTCTTTTACCGCACAAACGATTGATTTCTGATGTAATGGACATGAAAGATAGAGGATTTAGGATTTCTTGGATTAATGCCCTTTCTGTTGCCGATGACGCCCTCTTTAATGTTGTTTGGCGCAAACAGTCTGTAGATGATAAACAGTGGTCGATTATTATTGATGTTGAAATCCCAGACTTTAATAATTGTTTGAAGAGTATGAAAGAAAATTGGGAAGTGATTTTTCTTGAATCGTACCACCTGGACGGTGTAGTAAATCATTTGTTTGTGTTCCAAGAAGGAGATCAGTCAAAACAGAAAGTGTATGTCGTGGACAGCATGGAGGAACATAAGAAGTTTAAGAACATTTATGAACATAATAATTACCAGTTACAAACTCAGTCAGTATTGGTACTGAAGGACCTTGTGATAATTTCTGCAGTATATAATCAG gTGACTGGAAAACCAAGATTAACAGAAATATGGTTAGACTTATCAATGGAGGATTTTGTGACAAAGCTAGCGAATTGTATTGAAGGCAAACTACTGCTGAATTATTTACAGTTCTACACAACTGAAGACATGCCAAAGATTAGCGCTGTTTGGCATCCTACGAATGTTACAAATAACGTGTTTCAGAGACATGATGTTACTAAATACGGTTTCTTATTTGAACTTGGGGAAAGTATGAAGTGCAATCGTCCTGTGTCATTTATCTCAGCATACAGATACGAAGATGTGACATACTTTGTTGCAGTCTGGGAAACTGATGTAAGAATTGGAAAAAGGACACCAATCAATAGAGAAGTTCTTTATTGTTTGTAA
- the LOC123551538 gene encoding uncharacterized protein LOC123551538 isoform X3, translating into MSYVLTFPTSCNWDHSYSILSGRVQANEQSPDYMRKFDDIICDFLREQGVPGASLCISLHGKPIYKQGYGISGCGELISSSSHFRIASISKILTAIAVLRLCEEGLLHLGQQVFGRNGILHRIKVTGQARMKQVKRIKVRDLLQHSSGWDRDAVGDHVFWYQKKEHLSKIDAWNNENLLTYILTQSLSFPAGTRHSYSNLGYLVLGLVIEEIAGIPYEHYVKTVFRDIGVEDIYIGRTKQHKVHFQEVKYFNNKDPPVEMSVFNVNEVVAPQYGSFPMENTGSYGGWVTCAQNLVTILDSLARMSDVPSVLTHQSFVEMIAAPRYATGDDWYGLGLDIEDKGTSFGHTGAMEGTSTTVHHNQNGLTWAFLLNSWAKDMDLDGLIKYALSSVQGLPLWNGIDFKCSYEEYFVMSEDELECVTILLPHKRLISDVMDMKDRGFRISWINALSVADDALFNVVWRKQSVDDKQWSIIIDVEIPDFNNCLKSMKENWEVIFLESYHLDGVVNHLFVFQEGDQSKQKVYVVDSMEEHKKFKNIYEHNNYQLQTQSVLVLKDLVIISAVYNQFLRGRNG; encoded by the exons GACGTGTACAAGCAAATGAACAATCTCCGGACTACATGAGAAAGTTTGATGATATTATTTGTGACTTTCTTAGAGAACAAGGAGTTCCTGGGGCCTCTTTGTGCATCAGTTTGCATGGTAAACCTATCTACAAACAAG GGTATGGTATAAGTGGCTGTGGAGAACTCATATCCTCATCATCACATTTTCGTATCGCCAGCATCAGTAAAATTCTCACAGCAATTGCTGTTCTACGTCTGTGTGAGGAAGGTCTTTTACATCTAGGTCAGCAAGTGTTTGGTCGAAATG gcattttacatagaataaaggtCACTGGTCAAGCCAGAATGAAACAAGTGAAGCGTATCAAGGTTCGTGACCTTTTACAACATTCCTCGGGCTGGGATAGGGATGCTGTTGGTGACCACGTGTTCTGGTATCAGAAGAAAGAACACCTGTCCAAGATTGATGCATGGAATAATGAAAATCTCCTTACATACATACTGACACAGAGTTTGTCATTTCCAGCAG gtacaCGTCATTCTTATTCAAACCTTGGATACCTGGTTCTCGGCTTGGTGATTGAAGAGATTGCTGGGATACCATATGAACATTATGTGAAGACAGTATTTAGAGATATCGGTGTAGAGGATATTTACATCGGAAGGACAAAACAGCACAAAGTACATTTTCAGGAA gTGAAGTACTTTAATAACAAAGATCCTCCTGTTGAGATGTCAGTGTTTAATGTAAATGAAGTGGTAGCTCCTCAGTATGGCTCCTTCCCGATGGAGAACACAGGGTCCTATGGTGGTTGGGTGACCTGCGCCCAGAATCTGGTCACAATACTAGACAGTTTGGCTAGGATGAGTGACGTGCCATCGGTCCTTACACATCAAAGTTTTGTGGAAATGATAGCAGCTCCAAG atatgcTACAGGCGATGATTGGTATGGTCTTGGTTTGGACATAGAAGATAAGGGGACAAGTTTTGGACATACCGGAGCTATGGAAGGTACCTCAACAACAGTTCATCATAACCAAAATGGGCTAACATGGGCATTTCTGCTCAACTCTTGGGCCAAAGACATGGATTTAGATGGTCTTATTAAATATGCTCTTTCTTCTGTTCAAGGGCTACCATTGTGGAACGGAATAGATTTTAAATGCAGTTACGAGGAATATTTTGTTATGTCCGAAGATGAACTCGAGTGTGTCACGATTCTTTTACCGCACAAACGATTGATTTCTGATGTAATGGACATGAAAGATAGAGGATTTAGGATTTCTTGGATTAATGCCCTTTCTGTTGCCGATGACGCCCTCTTTAATGTTGTTTGGCGCAAACAGTCTGTAGATGATAAACAGTGGTCGATTATTATTGATGTTGAAATCCCAGACTTTAATAATTGTTTGAAGAGTATGAAAGAAAATTGGGAAGTGATTTTTCTTGAATCGTACCACCTGGACGGTGTAGTAAATCATTTGTTTGTGTTCCAAGAAGGAGATCAGTCAAAACAGAAAGTGTATGTCGTGGACAGCATGGAGGAACATAAGAAGTTTAAGAACATTTATGAACATAATAATTACCAGTTACAAACTCAGTCAGTATTGGTACTGAAGGACCTTGTGATAATTTCTGCAGTATATAATCAG TTTTTACGCGGACGCAATGGTTGA
- the LOC123551538 gene encoding uncharacterized protein LOC123551538 isoform X1 gives MSYVLTFPTSCNWDHSYSILSGRVQANEQSPDYMRKFDDIICDFLREQGVPGASLCISLHGKPIYKQGYGISGCGELISSSSHFRIASISKILTAIAVLRLCEEGLLHLGQQVFGRNGILHRIKVTGQARMKQVKRIKVRDLLQHSSGWDRDAVGDHVFWYQKKEHLSKIDAWNNENLLTYILTQSLSFPAGTRHSYSNLGYLVLGLVIEEIAGIPYEHYVKTVFRDIGVEDIYIGRTKQHKVHFQEVKYFNNKDPPVEMSVFNVNEVVAPQYGSFPMENTGSYGGWVTCAQNLVTILDSLARMSDVPSVLTHQSFVEMIAAPRYATGDDWYGLGLDIEDKGTSFGHTGAMEGTSTTVHHNQNGLTWAFLLNSWAKDMDLDGLIKYALSSVQGLPLWNGIDFKCSYEEYFVMSEDELECVTILLPHKRLISDVMDMKDRGFRISWINALSVADDALFNVVWRKQSVDDKQWSIIIDVEIPDFNNCLKSMKENWEVIFLESYHLDGVVNHLFVFQEGDQSKQKVYVVDSMEEHKKFKNIYEHNNYQLQTQSVLVLKDLVIISAVYNQVTGKPRLTEIWLDLSMEDFVTKLANCIEGKLLLNYLQFYTTEDMPKISAVWHPTNVTNNVFQRHDVTKYGFLFELGESMKCNRPVSFISAYRYEDVTYFVAVWETDVRIGKRTPINREVLYCL, from the exons GACGTGTACAAGCAAATGAACAATCTCCGGACTACATGAGAAAGTTTGATGATATTATTTGTGACTTTCTTAGAGAACAAGGAGTTCCTGGGGCCTCTTTGTGCATCAGTTTGCATGGTAAACCTATCTACAAACAAG GGTATGGTATAAGTGGCTGTGGAGAACTCATATCCTCATCATCACATTTTCGTATCGCCAGCATCAGTAAAATTCTCACAGCAATTGCTGTTCTACGTCTGTGTGAGGAAGGTCTTTTACATCTAGGTCAGCAAGTGTTTGGTCGAAATG gcattttacatagaataaaggtCACTGGTCAAGCCAGAATGAAACAAGTGAAGCGTATCAAGGTTCGTGACCTTTTACAACATTCCTCGGGCTGGGATAGGGATGCTGTTGGTGACCACGTGTTCTGGTATCAGAAGAAAGAACACCTGTCCAAGATTGATGCATGGAATAATGAAAATCTCCTTACATACATACTGACACAGAGTTTGTCATTTCCAGCAG gtacaCGTCATTCTTATTCAAACCTTGGATACCTGGTTCTCGGCTTGGTGATTGAAGAGATTGCTGGGATACCATATGAACATTATGTGAAGACAGTATTTAGAGATATCGGTGTAGAGGATATTTACATCGGAAGGACAAAACAGCACAAAGTACATTTTCAGGAA gTGAAGTACTTTAATAACAAAGATCCTCCTGTTGAGATGTCAGTGTTTAATGTAAATGAAGTGGTAGCTCCTCAGTATGGCTCCTTCCCGATGGAGAACACAGGGTCCTATGGTGGTTGGGTGACCTGCGCCCAGAATCTGGTCACAATACTAGACAGTTTGGCTAGGATGAGTGACGTGCCATCGGTCCTTACACATCAAAGTTTTGTGGAAATGATAGCAGCTCCAAG atatgcTACAGGCGATGATTGGTATGGTCTTGGTTTGGACATAGAAGATAAGGGGACAAGTTTTGGACATACCGGAGCTATGGAAGGTACCTCAACAACAGTTCATCATAACCAAAATGGGCTAACATGGGCATTTCTGCTCAACTCTTGGGCCAAAGACATGGATTTAGATGGTCTTATTAAATATGCTCTTTCTTCTGTTCAAGGGCTACCATTGTGGAACGGAATAGATTTTAAATGCAGTTACGAGGAATATTTTGTTATGTCCGAAGATGAACTCGAGTGTGTCACGATTCTTTTACCGCACAAACGATTGATTTCTGATGTAATGGACATGAAAGATAGAGGATTTAGGATTTCTTGGATTAATGCCCTTTCTGTTGCCGATGACGCCCTCTTTAATGTTGTTTGGCGCAAACAGTCTGTAGATGATAAACAGTGGTCGATTATTATTGATGTTGAAATCCCAGACTTTAATAATTGTTTGAAGAGTATGAAAGAAAATTGGGAAGTGATTTTTCTTGAATCGTACCACCTGGACGGTGTAGTAAATCATTTGTTTGTGTTCCAAGAAGGAGATCAGTCAAAACAGAAAGTGTATGTCGTGGACAGCATGGAGGAACATAAGAAGTTTAAGAACATTTATGAACATAATAATTACCAGTTACAAACTCAGTCAGTATTGGTACTGAAGGACCTTGTGATAATTTCTGCAGTATATAATCAG gTGACTGGAAAACCAAGATTAACAGAAATATGGTTAGACTTATCAATGGAGGATTTTGTGACAAAGCTAGCGAATTGTATTGAAGGCAAACTACTGCTGAATTATTTACAGTTCTACACAACTGAAGACATGCCAAAGATTAGCGCTGTTTGGCATCCTACGAATGTTACAAATAACGTGTTTCAGAGACATGATGTTACTAAATACGGTTTCTTATTTGAACTTGGGGAAAGTATGAAGTGCAATCGTCCTGTGTCATTTATCTCAGCATACAGATACGAAGATGTGACATACTTTGTTGCAGTCTGGGAAACTGATGTAAGAATTGGAAAAAGGACACCAATCAATAGAGAAGTTCTTTATTGTTTGTAA